The stretch of DNA ACCGCCTAGGATTTGCATGAAGTAACCGTCTTCACGGAGCTGACGAAGGTCAGAATTAAGACTGAACAGTTTTTGTGACATTGAAGATTGTCCCTTTATAATTGACTTCAACCGAACCGCCTTCGGCAAGCTCCCCTGCATGAGGCTTTGATGCAGCATGGCGATAGGTCATGGAGTAACGAACATTGGGTTCGATGGGGGCACCAGGAAAAGCCAGTTGCACCACCTGCTCGAAGGTGACACGCTTATCTGACACCGACTCTTCACGCGCATTCACAACGATTGTGTAGCCCTGAACCGGGTTCGGTGCAGTGATGAAACGCTCCACGCCAGATCCGTCGAGAGCAACGAGGTCGTTCGGTTCAATCAGTCGATCCGAGCCACCTCGGACATCAAGAAATACAGCCTGATCCTCGCCAATACCGGAAAGGGCGTAAAGAACAGCCCCAGGAATGGTGGGTTGCCCCCAGATCAGCTGACGATCATTGAGCGTGAGTTTGAAATTCCTGTCGGTACGAAAGGCAATGAAGCGTTCTGCCCCTTTCCCACGCAGGTCGAAGGTCTCATTGAGGGACACTTCTTCAAAGTCCCCGGATACCCGGATGGCGCACAACGTAAAGTCAGCACGATCATCCAGACCCGCAGCAGACAGAATTTGCCGCCCTGTCGGAATGGGGTCGGTCACTGCGATTGGCTGAAACTCTACGCCATCGCGGGCGAGGTAAATGCGGTAGGCTTGAGCCGACTTCAGTGGTCGGTTTTCCCGCACTGCCTGGCCCACATCATCAATATCGTCGTTGGTGTTCATATCAGATCCTTTTAAGTTATGAGCCAGTGATTTCTGACTACATAGGCTTAATCGAACTGATCGAAGGACGCCGGTAAAAAATTTTTTAGAACGACTTACACAGCGTGCCGGATGGCATCGCTCCACAAACGAAGAATGCCGGGCACCCAGGGCAGTTGTATTCAGAGCGCTCAGCCCCGAAGTGACCGGCTTGGATATCCCTCAACATGTCCTCCAGCTTGCCAAGGCTATTGGTCAGCTGCCTCGGTGTGAGGCTCAACGGCTTGATTTGCTGATCTGCGAGATAAACCACCTCTACAGCGGCGCTTGGAAATACATGTTGGGTGGCTAACAGAGTAGCTGCCGTGGCGAGATCTGTAGGGTCTTTACGCGGAGAGTGTCCCGTTCGTATATTTCGTAAAGTCTGAACTCCATCCTTGATCAAGACTTCATCTGGTCGGACGGTAATTTGCTGATTACCGAAGGCTAGACTTAGTGTTTGCGTAGCCTCTGCAGTAGCACCGTATCGGGACGCCAAAAAAAACTGGATCATGTCTGTGGCTATAGAGTGATACTCGGCACCATAGCCATGTGAGTTCAAGTCATGTGCCGCAAGCACGGTATCCAGCTCATCTTCCCACCCCAACGATTGGTTCTTTTCGATTACAGACTGGCATACTGAACGTACTACCTCATGCATCTTCATAAAGGCGCTTGCCTGACGCCGCCCCCCCACCTGTAGCAAGTGGGTGTAGAGAAAACGTCGCGGGCATTTTTCATAGAGCGCGGCAGCTTGTGCGCTAAAGCTGACCAGTCCAGAAAACTCTACGGGCACAGGAATTGTATCGAGGGCAGGCGGCAAACGAAGTTTGGGAGCAACTAATGTCGGCTGTATCGGGCCGAGCCGAGCCAGAAACTCTGAGAGGGGGCGCTGGGATCCGTTTGCTTTGGCTTGTGCAGCATACATAAGCAGCCGATCGCGTGCACGTGACATTGCCACATAGAAAAGACATTCCTTTTCCTGTGCCTGAGCATCACGCTCGGTCTCCTCCGATGAGGCAGCTGTCCCTGCGATCATCCCCTCAGGTATGGGACACTTGGGGGGTTTATACGCACCTGGCATACCATCCTTATTCATACCGGTTAGATGGACGATGGGGAATTCTAAGCCCTTCGCACCGTGAATGGTCATTAACCGAACGGCATCGATACCTTGTGCCGCAGCCGGGAGTTGCCGCAGATCACGATCATCGCGCAACTTGAGTAACCGGCGGATACGATCCATAAGGCGCACGATAGGCAAACCCTGCCCAGGTGGTTGTCCCCTCACGAAATTCAGGAATTGCCACGTTGCAATGCCTTGCGCTTGATCAGCAATTCGGTCTGATGCCGCTATGCGTGCAGCCATTCGGGTACGATCGAGAAGGATCGTGGCCAGAACCATCCAGGGCGGTGAGGCGGCATCAAACCCTGTCAAAGCTGAGGAAAGCGTAACTAGAGCGGTTTGTCCCGAGGGTGAGAGATGAGCTGCGGCCGAAGTCCAATCGCCTGGTGTCGCATTCGTCGTTCGGAGATGCTCGAACAAATGCACCACATCCTCAAGACACATAGCAAACTCAGGCCAGCAAGCGATGCGCACCATGCCCATTGCACGCCTGTCGGTGAGTAGCGACAAGAAGGACATCAAATCTTTGATTTCCTGACGCTCGAAGAGGCTTCCAAGAAACAACACGGGTATCCCTAGTCGTTCGAGATCCTGCCCCAACTCCGCCAGTTTGTCATTGCCCCGACAAAGTACTGCTTGATCACGGTAAGAGTAGCCCTCTCGTCGCATCAGCTCAATGTTCTCAGCTAGCGCGGCGCTGGTAAGATCCCCCGTAGCAACCAAACACAATTCAGGGGGCAAACCTTGAGATGCACGTTCAGCCTCCAGCCGGCTATGTTCACCTCCAGCATGCATATCGGCCGCAAAGGCAGAGAAAGCCTTCACAACTTCTGGAACAGACCGATAGTTCTGTTCCAAAAAAGCTGTCTGCCCACCGGAAAAGTCCTCGCGTCCGAAACGCGAAATATTGAACGATGACGCACCTCGGAAACGATAAATCGACTGCTTGCCGTCACCAACAACCCACAAGTTGTGACCATCTGGCCTCAGTGCAGTCAGCAATCGAACACTGGAACGATTAACGTCCTGGTACTCGTCCACAAGTACATGATCGTAGGTCTGCTGTAACTGCAAACGGACCGAATCATTCGATTCCAGTAACTGGACTGGCCGCAGGACCAGATCCCCAAAATCAACGCAACCGGCTTGCTTTTTCAACGATTCATAAGCGTCGTATACCGTTGCTACCTCTAATACGCGCTCAGCATTTTCGACTTCCGCCGGGCTCCTAGCTGAATCAGCCATTTGCTGGGCAAGAGCTCGGTACAGGGTGGCATCGTATACCTCATCCTTCGCACGCGATATGGCATTTAGGAGATCGGCTATCAGCTGCGAGGGGTCGTACACATCGCGATAGTGGACCAAGCCTAACCGTGAGAACTCCTGCTCGAGCAGTTCAACAGCTTCGGTTCGATCCATAAGGCGTGGATCCTCCGGCAGGTCGGTCTGGTCAAAAAATCGACGGAGGATATCCAGACCGAACCGGTGAAAGGTGCCGACCCAAAGCGCGGCAGCGGCAGCGGGGCGTGTTCTTGCGAGCCTCTCGGCCATCTCAGCGGCAGCTCGATTAGAAAACGTTAGCAGGAGAATGCGACGAGGATCAACTCCCTCGTCCAGCAAGCTCTCCACACGTGCGATTAGTGTACGTGTCTTTCCAGTTCCAGGCCCTGCCTGAAGTAAGTAGGCAGACCCACGATGCTCAGCTGCTTGGCGTTGCATCTCGTTCAAGGGAATATCTACCGTCTGCGACGGGGCTTCGGATACCACATTTGGCAAAAGCAAAGCATCAAGCATTTGCTGTGCAACCACCGCAAATGGCGCACCGATCCGGGCCGCAATATCGCTACACGTCATCGCCTGCGATAGATGCAACTCTCGTATAACTGGACGCGGCAGCAAGAATTCGCGAGCAAAGAGGTCCATTTGCACCTCACGACGCTGTCGATGGCTGTAGTCGACGACGCGATCCACCCCTTGTGGAGTTGTTTCGCCCGTACGATCCATATCAATCGCATACGGCCCTTCGTCGTCTTCATTATCGCCTAGTTCGACGTGGCCAATTTCATGTGCGACTAGAAAGGCCTGCTCAAAGGACGATCCAGCGTCTTCGTGAATGATAAGCCGAGCATCACGATCAAAGAACGCTCGCCCACCATCCAATATATCGGCACCCGGTACGCACTTCTCGACTGTAAGGCCTCGATGTTTTGCTTCTGCGACGGTGAAGTCGTACGGTGCCCAAGGATCATGTCCTAGGCGGACAACTTCCCTATGCAGCTCCGCTGCACGCTGCCGAGCAAGCTCGAGCGCATCCATTTATTCGCCCCGTTCAATCAACGATTGAATGCGATCCGCCTGGACACCAGCGTCACTCAAAACCTTCTCGAGCGACACCTTGACCGCAGTGGTTGGTTTTACACGAGATTTGCTTTGCCGTGCGGCAGACACCATTGCCGGTTGCAGCAAGAAGGCGCTTAGCTGCTCCATCGACGTCGAGAGCGCCCCAGCTAAACGTTCAAGAAAACGCGTTGGCACCGAAGCAAGATCGACTCGACGTTCCCTAAATGCCACCATGACAGACAGGGGAAGTTGCATAAGTTCTGCAGCCCCATTGAAGGCTTGTGGAGCCAAGCTCTCGGACGTCTGCTTTACCATCACACCTTGATAACGTGCGATGGCAACATCCACGCGCTGCATCTCTGCAGCTGACAAGGGCTCATCTGAGAAGGAGCGATGCAGCTCTCGTGAGATATCTACAAGGTCATGAGCAAATTGGGGATATGCGGCGAGATAGCGTAGTAGTGTGTCGCGCCCCGTCTCATCTTCCACGGCAAAGGCATAGAGAACTTCGTCCTTGGTCATTTGATTCATTACAAGCCTTCCTTCCGCTCAAGGCGTCGCCGTAACGTCGCGAAGGCTCGATCGCGCTGGTTACGAATGGTTTTGTCCACCTTGCCCAAGGCTTTGCTGATCGTAAGGATACTTGGGTCGCTCGATACGATTGGAGTTTCTAAGCGCAACATTTCAATAATTTGTTTCTGCAAAGGTGGTAGCGCATCAATCGCTTCATCTAGCAAAAGCCGGTAATCTTTTTTATCAAGTTCTTCTGGATCATATGGATCATAGTGCTCGATCGCACGCTCCACTTCCTCGGAGATATCTTCATCCTCGTTCTCCAGTGGAGTTGAGCGATTTTGCTCAATCCACACTTGAGAACTAGCATCCATGCGATCTTTTGCGAGTGCTTGGTTAAAATTAATCTCGAAGTAATCGAGCTTATCTTCGTACTCAGCTTGGTCAGCAAGGAGTCGATCCACAAACGCGTCCATTACGCGGTCACGAATAGCTAGGAGTCCGGAATCTGTGCTCATTCCATCCGAACTGTCGGCTCTCGGTAAGAGGCGTAGCAAACGGCTCATTAAAATCCTGAGCAGCAGGTCATGATGAACTGCGTTAGCGCTGGTCGTTCGGACGAAATATAAGAGTGCCTCTGGGCTTACAAAGCCATTGGCTGACTTGGACCATATCTCACAACGTTCAACAAGCTTAGAGGGTTCGAGCCGTTCAAGTTCCGAAATTTCTAGCTCCACCGCCTGGCGTCGCACATACGGGGCGCCCCCCACTGTTTTTTTCCGCAAAGGCCGTATCATGGCCAGCTTCCCCCGAGGAGGTTCTTGATGCGCAAATCTTACGCGAAATCGAATAAACAACAAACATCCACCACGGTGGGCTACTAGTACTAATCCCATCGACACCGAGTCAATCCCCACATACAGAGTCAACTTACAGGTTCTGTCCCAAGCATGGTGGGTTGGAGTCCGACGCCGATGCCTTAGTACAATACACGTACTTTACAAACGAAGTAAATACCAGTACACGGCAATCGAGACGTTGTACTCTCAGATTTTAGGAAAAAAGAACTACAACTTTGAAAAAGGGTTGGATCGGAGTTACCGCTCTGTGACTTCATAAGTGAGCGGTAACTTTGTCATCCCAATCTGCTACTAAAAATCAATTTTGGCCTGTTCCAAAAACCACACCTCGATCTTCACATGCCACATCCGCAACAAATCAAGAGGACGTCGCTTGTAATGGCGCTCAGATATAGCGCTAGGTTTGTGGCCCATAATTTGCGCAACAACGCCTGTAGGGGCTTCTGTCCATTCCGACAGAGTATTAAACGACCGGCGCAAGCCATGCAGCGTAACGTGCGGTAAATCAGCAGCGAGTAGTGCGCGGCGATGAGGTGCTGTTGGCTCTACTAACTGCCCATTTTCAGATGATGGGCTAGAAAAAACCCATTCATTACGGCGTGGTAGATTTTGCAG from Chitinibacter fontanus encodes:
- a CDS encoding multiubiquitin domain-containing protein, with the translated sequence MNTNDDIDDVGQAVRENRPLKSAQAYRIYLARDGVEFQPIAVTDPIPTGRQILSAAGLDDRADFTLCAIRVSGDFEEVSLNETFDLRGKGAERFIAFRTDRNFKLTLNDRQLIWGQPTIPGAVLYALSGIGEDQAVFLDVRGGSDRLIEPNDLVALDGSGVERFITAPNPVQGYTIVVNAREESVSDKRVTFEQVVQLAFPGAPIEPNVRYSMTYRHAASKPHAGELAEGGSVEVNYKGTIFNVTKTVQS
- a CDS encoding UvrD-helicase domain-containing protein gives rise to the protein MDALELARQRAAELHREVVRLGHDPWAPYDFTVAEAKHRGLTVEKCVPGADILDGGRAFFDRDARLIIHEDAGSSFEQAFLVAHEIGHVELGDNEDDEGPYAIDMDRTGETTPQGVDRVVDYSHRQRREVQMDLFAREFLLPRPVIRELHLSQAMTCSDIAARIGAPFAVVAQQMLDALLLPNVVSEAPSQTVDIPLNEMQRQAAEHRGSAYLLQAGPGTGKTRTLIARVESLLDEGVDPRRILLLTFSNRAAAEMAERLARTRPAAAAALWVGTFHRFGLDILRRFFDQTDLPEDPRLMDRTEAVELLEQEFSRLGLVHYRDVYDPSQLIADLLNAISRAKDEVYDATLYRALAQQMADSARSPAEVENAERVLEVATVYDAYESLKKQAGCVDFGDLVLRPVQLLESNDSVRLQLQQTYDHVLVDEYQDVNRSSVRLLTALRPDGHNLWVVGDGKQSIYRFRGASSFNISRFGREDFSGGQTAFLEQNYRSVPEVVKAFSAFAADMHAGGEHSRLEAERASQGLPPELCLVATGDLTSAALAENIELMRREGYSYRDQAVLCRGNDKLAELGQDLERLGIPVLFLGSLFERQEIKDLMSFLSLLTDRRAMGMVRIACWPEFAMCLEDVVHLFEHLRTTNATPGDWTSAAAHLSPSGQTALVTLSSALTGFDAASPPWMVLATILLDRTRMAARIAASDRIADQAQGIATWQFLNFVRGQPPGQGLPIVRLMDRIRRLLKLRDDRDLRQLPAAAQGIDAVRLMTIHGAKGLEFPIVHLTGMNKDGMPGAYKPPKCPIPEGMIAGTAASSEETERDAQAQEKECLFYVAMSRARDRLLMYAAQAKANGSQRPLSEFLARLGPIQPTLVAPKLRLPPALDTIPVPVEFSGLVSFSAQAAALYEKCPRRFLYTHLLQVGGRRQASAFMKMHEVVRSVCQSVIEKNQSLGWEDELDTVLAAHDLNSHGYGAEYHSIATDMIQFFLASRYGATAEATQTLSLAFGNQQITVRPDEVLIKDGVQTLRNIRTGHSPRKDPTDLATAATLLATQHVFPSAAVEVVYLADQQIKPLSLTPRQLTNSLGKLEDMLRDIQAGHFGAERSEYNCPGCPAFFVCGAMPSGTLCKSF
- a CDS encoding RNA polymerase sigma factor; the encoded protein is MSRLLRLLPRADSSDGMSTDSGLLAIRDRVMDAFVDRLLADQAEYEDKLDYFEINFNQALAKDRMDASSQVWIEQNRSTPLENEDEDISEEVERAIEHYDPYDPEELDKKDYRLLLDEAIDALPPLQKQIIEMLRLETPIVSSDPSILTISKALGKVDKTIRNQRDRAFATLRRRLERKEGL